The genomic segment AAAGACACGCCAACAGACCGCCGACTTCCTCCTCATGAAATGAAATGCTACGCACCGCCGTTTATTGTTAAATAAACGAAGAACACGATGGCCAATGCGAAACGATAATAGGCAAACGGCACAAGCTTAAATCGTTCAAGCAGCTTCAGGAACGTGAGGACAGCCAGAAAAGCGACTGCGAACGCGACGATGAAGCCGACCGCGAAAAAGCCGAAATCCGATGACGTCAAAGTGGAGTAGCTTTTCAACAATTCGTAGCCGCTCGCAGCGAACATCATCGGTATAGCGATCAGAAAAGAAAAATTCGTAGCCGCACGATAGCTTGTTCCCGTAAGCAGTCCGCCCGCGATCGTCGCCCCCGACCGTGAAAATCCCGGCCACAGCGCCAGGCACTGATACAAACCAATGATCGCGGCTTGTCTGTAGGTCAATTGATCCATCCCTTCGGCTTGAACCGCCGGTTGTCGTTTTTGGCCGAATATCATGAATACCCCGCCGAGAACGAGCCCGACCAGCACCGTGTAGGGCGAGAATAAATACGATTTGATAAACGAATGCAGGAGTAATCCAAGAACCATTGCCGGCAAGCAAGCCAGGATGACATGAATAAGATTTAGTCTGGACGACGTATTCGGCTGAGATTCGATCGAGGATCCGGTCCGGGCTAATCCGAATAAATTCAAGATGCGCCGCCAATAGATGACGGCCACTGCAAGAATCGCCCCCAATTGAATGATAATTTCGAACGTATCGGCTTTATCTCCCGCAAATCCGAGCAATTTCCCCGTCAATATAAGATGCCCCGTCGAAGAAACCGGCAGAAACTCCGTCAATCCCTCTACGATGCCCTGAATAACCGCATTCCCGATATTTTGCATGAACAGAATTCGCTCCTTTGCTTAATTGACGATGAAGTATCTATTCGCTATCTTAGAATCCGGGCCTCATGCATTCGCCTGATTCAGCGAGTCAAGCGAGTCTTGCAATGCGCTCTGACACTTGCCTTCGTTCGGCTGTTTTGCCCGCGTCGCAGCCAGGACGTCGTCGATCGTCCCGTCGATCCGGGTCCACGTTTTTCGATCGATTTTTCTTAACTTGGGTTCCGCTTTATCCCAATCATGCTCCAATTGATTCGCGTCGCTTTTCCCCGTAGCGAAATCGCCTGTGTTAACGGCCTGAAGCATCTCATTCTCGGTCGCGATGAAATTCGCCAATTGCCCGCTCAAACTCGTTTGGGACGCATCGACTTTCGGAACGATATGTTGAGCGCACCATTCGTATCCTCCGATTCCGGCAGCCAGGAATACGACCAGTGCCACAGCGGTTTGCAGGAACACGCTCTTAGAACTTTGATTGCCAGTCTTAGGCGTGTCCGTTTCCTTATTCGAGATGACGTCGACTTTCGATACGCCCAGGAATACGATAACCGCCACAATGGCGATCGAGAAAATGACGCTGGTGAGGGTAGCTCCGAGCGCAAGGCCGCCGTTCACTTTGGATTGCGACAAATAATCCCCCAGCGAGGCGCCAAGCGGACGGGTAAGAATATAGACGATCCAGAACGCCAAAATCTCGTTGAGCCTTGCCTTCCAGGCGGCAAAGACGATGGCGATCACAACGACGACGGCGATCCCCGTTTTCAGATAGCCCAGGCCGAGCTGTTCGGAGAACAAGTCGCCGACCGCGGTTCCAAGCGCGAACGTAAACAAGATCGTCAACCAATAGAAGGCTTCTCTTCTTACCGTGAAGATCGAATGAATCGAGAGCGTCTTTTCGCTCAAGTACCACAAGAGCAACGTTAGCGCCAACAATCCGCTAAATACGATCGTGCTCGTCTCGAGCGGCACGCCAAGCGCGTCCGTTAGATTATCCGTGACCAAAGTGCCGAAGACGCTGATCAGAACGACGGTAAGCCAATATAGAATCGGAACGTATCTCGTCGCTTTGAATTGAAGAAAAAGAACGACGAGAAACGCGACTCCCATCAAAACCGTCGTGAGCGTCAAACCCAGTCCCGCGTTTACGCTCAAAAAGTCGGAAAAAGTCTCTCCCACCGTCGTACATAAAACTTTGATGATCCAAAAGAAAATCGTAACTTCCGGTACTTTGCTAAGCCAGCTTTTGGACTCATTTCGATTAAGCGTCATATTATTTCCTCCTTCAGCTCAGGCACGTGTCCTATGTTAAAGGTAAAAAATAAACAATTTCTTAACTGCGGATTATTTTTAAGATTATTTCTCGACTTCGTACAAGTAGATTTTCCATGCGGCGGCAACGATAAAAAAGGCGTTGTCTCAAAAGGGTCATCAATCGTCCCCAGAGAAAGCCCCAGTTTTTTGAAAAAGAAAAAAGAAACCATTCTTTGGAAAATGGAAGTGTCGTGCAACCATTTACGAAAAGGAACGGTTTCTTTGGACGTTCAATCATGCATGGATCAACTTTATCTGCCAATGGATCTACTAGCTGCTTCACTTTAGAAGGGCTTTTGGGACAGCCCCAGGATCTCGCCGCTAAACGTGGAAAAAGAAACGCTGCACAGCGCCACTTGGCGGGACTTCGCCGCCAACCGCGGCCAAGAGACGCTGTACAGCGCCACTTGGCGGAACTTCGGCGCCAGCCGCGGCAAAGAGACGCTGTACAGCGCCACAAGACGGGACTTCGCCGCCAGCCGTGGCAAAGCAAGCTTTGGAGATAGCGCATTCCTGGGAGCTGGACTCTTACAGCCGGAAACGGTATCCCGCTCCCCACACCGTCTCGATGTAAGCCGGAGCCGAAGCGTCCTTCTCGATTTTCTCCCGCAGCTTGCGAATGTGGACGGTGACCGTCTGGGTGTCGCCCATCGCATCGATGCCCCAGAGACGGTCGAACAGATGATCCTTGCTGAACACCTGGTTCGGGTGCTGCGCGAGGAAATACAGCAGGTCGAACTCCTTGGTCGTCAACGCGACCTCTTCCTCCCGGATAAAAGCCTGCCTGGTGTTCGCATTGATACGGAGCTCGCCGATCTCCATATCCCCGGTCCTCGCATTGCGTCCGGTCAGCCTGTCGTAGCGGGCAAGATGCGACTTGACGCGCGCCACCAGCTCGGCCGGCTTAAAGGGCTTGCTCACATAATCGTCCGCGCCGAGACCCAATCCGCGAATGACATCGATGTCTTCCCTGCGCGCAGTCACCATCAGAATCGGGACATCGGACACCTCCCTGAGCGCTTTGCACACTTCGAAGCCGCTGAGCTTCGGCAGCATCACATCCAGCACGATCAGGTCGAACTTCCCCGTCATTCCTAGCTGCAGCCCTTTTTCGCCGTTATCGGCCAACACCGTTTGATAGCCGCTCATCTCCAGATAATCCCGCTGCAGCTCGGCGATGCTCGGCTCGTCTTCTACGATGAGGATCGTCTTACTCAGCGCCATCTGCCCCACCTCCTTCGATCGGAACCGTCAGGATCACCCGCGTTCCTTCACCTTCCACGCTCATTGCCCGTATATCTCCTTCATGCGCCAGCATGATCTGCATGGCGATGGCCAGTCCCAACCCGCTTCCGCCCGTACGCGAATTCCGCGACCATTCGGCGCGATAGAACCGATCGAATATGTGGGGCAGCGCATCCGCCGGAATACCGCTTCCGTTGTCCTCGATGACGATCGTCGCTTGACCGTTTTCCGTATAGGCGGACAGCCGAATCGACGGTCTCTCTTTGTCCATGTACTTCAAGCTGTTTTGGATGATGTTGCCTAGGACGCGCTTGAAGGAATCTGGGTCGATCTGGACGAGGACGGACGCCTGTACATTAAAGTCCGTCTGCAGTTCAACGCCGTTTTTTTCGAGTTCGAATCGAAGATCGTCCGACCAGTCGTTCAGCAGGCTGCGGACGGACATCGGCTGCATGCGGAAGGGAACCTTTTGCATGTCCAGCTTGGAATACAAAAACAGCTCGTCAATGAGCTTGTCCAGCTCGTCCGCCTTGGAAGCGATCGTTTTCATATATCGGTCATGCTTCTCCCGGGTATCGGCGATGCCTTCCATGATGCCGTCGACATAACCTTTAATGGCGGTAATGGGCGTTTTGAGGTCATGCGATATATTCGTGATGAGTTCTTTGCGATTTTTTTCGTATTGCATCTGCAGCAGGATCGACTCCTTCAACCTTACCCGCATCGTTTCGAAAGTGATCCCCAGCTGTCCAATCTCGTCCTTTCCCTTCACATCGATCGGCATGTCGAGCTCCCCCTCCGAGAATCGGCCTGCTGCCTGTCGCAGCGCGAGCAGGGGACGAATGATTCGGGTGGACATGTAATAGGTCAAGGCGATGTTCGTCAAAAGCAAGGCGGCGATGGCCGCGATGAATAAAATCGGAAACCACTTCTTGGCAAAATGAACGAGCGGATCGATCTTCGTAAGCAGGAACAAACTGACCGGCTTGTCGTCGGCCGCTTTAAGATCGTACTGCACGATCTGATACCATTCGCTGTTGTTTATTTTCACAGTTATTTCCTTGTGGAAATCGAAATGTTCATAGGGAGGCAGGCCCGACACTAAAGCAGGATCGTCCTCGATTTCGCTTGAAGCGAAGATCGCCCGATTGTCCTCGCGGACATAAATGGAAATTTGCCGCGAAGCGAGTCCGTCGGACAAATCCTGCAAATAAGAGGCGTCCGTCAGCAGCTGCGGATTTTGCGTCAGCGTTTGCTTGACCAGGCGATGATAATCGGCTTCCTCGATGCCCTCGATTTTGGATTCGTAAAACAATTTGATATTTTGAGCGTCTCCCCGGAAAACGATCAGCAGCAGTCCCGAGACGAGCACGAGAAACAAAAGCGGAAAAATGAGCATCGCCGCATAAGACCAGAGCAGTTTCCAACGGATCGACATAACGGCTCCTGCCTCCTTCTTCCTCCGACGATACCTCATAAATCTAAAGCCGCGATTTCGCTTTTATTAAGAAATGATTAATCGATTTCATTGAAACCTTCCGGCGCTTACCGACAACTTAGCATCCAGGTTTCCGAAACGCAACTATTAGATGCCGGATGCTCTTAACGGCTTCCGCAGCGGCTTATGAAGAGAGGATGATCAAACTTCGTCCGTCCGCATTGTATGCTTTGGCCATTTGTCGACTTTTTTGTGATAAAATAAAAAAATACGCGCGCAGGTAACGGATAGGATTGGGTTAATTTCGATCCGTACGGGGTAATTACCCTATGCTTATTTTTCCTGGCAGGAGAAAGGAGGTGTTGGTCGTGAAGCGCAACGAAGAAGACGTGCTTCTTCTCCAGGCGATGAAGGATACGCAGGACAAACGAATGTTTCAACGCTATCAGGCCGTTTTTATGTACAAGAGCGGGTATTCGGTCAAAGATATTCAAGGCGTCTCCCAGCTAAGCGAGAAGACGATATACACGTATATACGCTCTTACGAGCAATCCGGCCTGGAGGGACTGGCCATCGGAAGCTCGCCCGGCGCGCCTCGCAAACTGACTGCAGAGCAAGAGACGCGCTTGATCCAATTGATCACGTCCAAGCAGCCCAGCGAACTCGCGCTTGCCGAGCAGGCCCGGTGGACGCTTAGGCTCGTATCGACTTTGATCGAGCGCGAGTTCAACCAAACCTATACGCCCCGAGGAACGTCAAGACTTTTGCAGGATTTGGGGCTCATTCATTCGGAACCCAGAACGCCTCAGGCGCTCGGCGACAAGAAGAAAAGCCGCCCCCACCGCACGATTCGCATCCCGACGATTTTTCTGGTGCACAAGCCCCAAATGGACAGCGACTCGCATCTGCGGTTCATCGAGAACACGCTGCAGTTGCATCCGACGGGAAGAATCGCGCTGATGCTCGGTCCGGAGGAGCGGACGGAGCCGGTCGCCGAGGAAGATCTGTATGAGCTTATGTATTACCATCCGATAGGCAGACCGTGAACCGGAAGCGATCCGGTCCCTGACCCCTCGACAAGAGGTTGCCCCCGGTCGGCTTCGCGACTGCGGGACAGCCTCTTTTGATTCGCCGGTCTCTTAGGGGAGCCGGCCCGCGTCGAACAGCACTTCGAGCGATTGAACGCTGTCCCA from the Cohnella hashimotonis genome contains:
- the bacA gene encoding undecaprenyl-diphosphate phosphatase, translating into MQNIGNAVIQGIVEGLTEFLPVSSTGHLILTGKLLGFAGDKADTFEIIIQLGAILAVAVIYWRRILNLFGLARTGSSIESQPNTSSRLNLIHVILACLPAMVLGLLLHSFIKSYLFSPYTVLVGLVLGGVFMIFGQKRQPAVQAEGMDQLTYRQAAIIGLYQCLALWPGFSRSGATIAGGLLTGTSYRAATNFSFLIAIPMMFAASGYELLKSYSTLTSSDFGFFAVGFIVAFAVAFLAVLTFLKLLERFKLVPFAYYRFALAIVFFVYLTINGGA
- a CDS encoding COG4705 family protein encodes the protein MTLNRNESKSWLSKVPEVTIFFWIIKVLCTTVGETFSDFLSVNAGLGLTLTTVLMGVAFLVVLFLQFKATRYVPILYWLTVVLISVFGTLVTDNLTDALGVPLETSTIVFSGLLALTLLLWYLSEKTLSIHSIFTVRREAFYWLTILFTFALGTAVGDLFSEQLGLGYLKTGIAVVVVIAIVFAAWKARLNEILAFWIVYILTRPLGASLGDYLSQSKVNGGLALGATLTSVIFSIAIVAVIVFLGVSKVDVISNKETDTPKTGNQSSKSVFLQTAVALVVFLAAGIGGYEWCAQHIVPKVDASQTSLSGQLANFIATENEMLQAVNTGDFATGKSDANQLEHDWDKAEPKLRKIDRKTWTRIDGTIDDVLAATRAKQPNEGKCQSALQDSLDSLNQANA
- a CDS encoding response regulator transcription factor — translated: MALSKTILIVEDEPSIAELQRDYLEMSGYQTVLADNGEKGLQLGMTGKFDLIVLDVMLPKLSGFEVCKALREVSDVPILMVTARREDIDVIRGLGLGADDYVSKPFKPAELVARVKSHLARYDRLTGRNARTGDMEIGELRINANTRQAFIREEEVALTTKEFDLLYFLAQHPNQVFSKDHLFDRLWGIDAMGDTQTVTVHIRKLREKIEKDASAPAYIETVWGAGYRFRL
- a CDS encoding sensor histidine kinase, coding for MSIRWKLLWSYAAMLIFPLLFLVLVSGLLLIVFRGDAQNIKLFYESKIEGIEEADYHRLVKQTLTQNPQLLTDASYLQDLSDGLASRQISIYVREDNRAIFASSEIEDDPALVSGLPPYEHFDFHKEITVKINNSEWYQIVQYDLKAADDKPVSLFLLTKIDPLVHFAKKWFPILFIAAIAALLLTNIALTYYMSTRIIRPLLALRQAAGRFSEGELDMPIDVKGKDEIGQLGITFETMRVRLKESILLQMQYEKNRKELITNISHDLKTPITAIKGYVDGIMEGIADTREKHDRYMKTIASKADELDKLIDELFLYSKLDMQKVPFRMQPMSVRSLLNDWSDDLRFELEKNGVELQTDFNVQASVLVQIDPDSFKRVLGNIIQNSLKYMDKERPSIRLSAYTENGQATIVIEDNGSGIPADALPHIFDRFYRAEWSRNSRTGGSGLGLAIAMQIMLAHEGDIRAMSVEGEGTRVILTVPIEGGGADGAE
- a CDS encoding helix-turn-helix domain-containing protein, whose amino-acid sequence is MKRNEEDVLLLQAMKDTQDKRMFQRYQAVFMYKSGYSVKDIQGVSQLSEKTIYTYIRSYEQSGLEGLAIGSSPGAPRKLTAEQETRLIQLITSKQPSELALAEQARWTLRLVSTLIEREFNQTYTPRGTSRLLQDLGLIHSEPRTPQALGDKKKSRPHRTIRIPTIFLVHKPQMDSDSHLRFIENTLQLHPTGRIALMLGPEERTEPVAEEDLYELMYYHPIGRP